The following proteins are encoded in a genomic region of Brachypodium distachyon strain Bd21 chromosome 1, Brachypodium_distachyon_v3.0, whole genome shotgun sequence:
- the LOC100846782 gene encoding uncharacterized protein LOC100846782, producing the protein MRLEAYRFSELLRGVGCHPCSERQPEGPSVRDSQHAAKAGSMHGDAGGVAEIHQARGTLEDDDGLQWKLARKGTCSCAATTKSTSFFTGDSCQDFSNPFVYVG; encoded by the exons ATGCGATTGGAGGCCTACCGTTTCTCCGAGCTTCTTCGAG GAGTGGGATGTCATCCATGTTCAGAGAGACAACCTGAAGGGCCTTCAGTGAGGGATAGTCAGCATGCAGCAAAGGCCGGAAGCATGCATGGAGATGCAGGTGGAGTTGCAGAGAtccatcaagcaagag GGACACTTGAAGACGATGATGGATTGCAATGGAAGCTAGCAAGGAAAGGAACCTGCTCGTGTGCTGCGACAACCAAATCGACTAGCTTCTTTACAG GGGATTCTTGTCAAGATTTTTCTAATCCTTTTGTATATGTCGGATAA